In one window of Cytophagaceae bacterium ABcell3 DNA:
- a CDS encoding glycosyl hydrolase family 8: MKKSYILPVLGFICMVFVQKAWSQEAYPFPQDVEYTYGQMPNNRNTAHAQAAYEAWKNEYVTTEGACGHRRVIFDFFPGTQRGAEDRSMTVSEGIAYGMLLAAYAGDRPVFDGLWGYYQHHANHNGFMHWKIQNCNVIGENGASDADLDVAMSLVIASYQWQSDDYLSDARRMIRLIREHQFDGDILKPGDMFGGWNLTNASYFSPHYYKVFKRYDHGHEQFWDDAVTRGYQIIEAAGGTTGLVPDFHRADGEYSPDASHYEEGGRDFIFDAVRTPLRSALDYLWHGSPEGKAYCEKIIGWLRDSHQDNPNNIGSRYATRISTSGNEGDKLGHHLNNTFLGCFAVGAMAADGLANNQSFVDEIYRVNQEVNPGYGEYFNATIKTIALFVQTGNFYLPPPDQCEAPDLGDNRSLCEGAITLDAGVSNRTYTWRRNNVTLSETGQTLQVSQAGDYEVVATDAEGCTRRSRVTVYDEEINADFTSSVVAGSIRLNNTSTGGISDYHWEVSLDGVVVEESEEENFATEILSEGAYEVTLTVNNSGFGCSDTDELTRTVLISDGEGWSANQFNDNAYAQPWIGANGYEELPRTWCSEEAHDDGDDPECLDLPCGLLEVNVTGGGQYDPFGVNFRHDDEDVAVDMDAVPYVTFRVRTTADVTLGVGVNDGQVTTNRAEVELTAGEAQVVQVEFPADNTTLRTGWLDEDNPSVEVDFTNIVAVNFFPMEDDPDWEGTITIEWITVGGATVPTPTFDLEVDENGFPTYDADGNRISTWQQRVSACDGEAVVNAQSCSAEEIRWYSGNTNTLIATGETAELAPGRYYVDLINQGGITRDTVEVRGADLEANFRYELEDNGLGLRLINTSVDFDSWEWSYGTDDFEEGAETWEEGYHYYEEEGEYEVCLYVLNETCGDRDTICKTIEIKCEAPMEDPAGFSVDGAEVGDTLTTCAGTEHVISVEEIENAESYAWYGMEEDALEEDLELTFTFEESHWIKFEAYNQCGEKVEDSLYVHVLPEMVAEFTATEHEDGGGKYIFEATWVGEEEDVLYEWVIDGETKGEGIYIELELEEGENTVELHVSGECGEDDTFEVIDVEVECEEIGTASSIEGDDLVCPNADEVVFTVADVDGATSYMWTVPETAEIIDGEGTNTITVSFETTGGVVSVVPRNACHYGNEVELEVNILEATADITGEIEGEEAVCSGLEDVVYTVEPVESAASYVWTVPAGAEITAGEETNSITVTFGEEAGAITVAAINECGVEGASVELDVVIEDGISDEVVQVSGSESVCSGAVVEFSVPEVAGATGYEWTIPAGAEISSADETASIVSITFGDQGGDVSVTPYNACAEGSPSEAFAVEISGVANPAGTITASAEEVCANATDLTFAIDAVDGADSYNWTLPEGAVITAGENTNEITVTVGTEGGTVSVTPISECGDGRASSIELVVNAPAADAGDIVGAESVCSGLSREFSIAEVENATAYEWTVTGDATIEGDASGNTVTIAFGSEGQVEVSVTPISDCGNGQSAETSVLVIEGVEAAGAISGDESVCAGAENVQYSIEPVAGAESYTWTVPAGADLVGDDNGTSVVVNFNNSQGGDITVTPHSECGEGTSATLPISVIAIPSIDLEGEEAVCANESSVYTVTEVEGASYNWTVSGAQISSGQNTNEVTVNFESTDAHVSVIVTGGCANETATLDVTVNDGAPTLGAIDGLEDVCSGTAVTYSVDAVAGVNSYEWTVPSGVSHDIDENSVTVNFGTSGNYTLSVTPVSGCGDGEPVSINVAVDQGLGATGDITGSNAVCVNQEYTFEVPEVSGATRYKWILPSGATAVGNNNEREITVRWSENPGGEIRVIPAGECGSGSTSTLTVSAATVCKPGDREVDGPRIVYTNSEDNRFAVDPVEGSTYSWTVPEGAIITSASADSSEIFVTFGDATGEFEVTLREENSEGAHTTTFPIAVSFTTSVGEELSGEVTVAPNPTEGVFYINLSEVFNGSVIVNVRNAVGSLVYSTTEELTGSGASLRMNVSDYPSGIYMVEIQTNDAMVVKRVIKN; the protein is encoded by the coding sequence ATGAAAAAAAGCTACATTTTGCCGGTTCTCGGTTTTATCTGTATGGTTTTCGTACAGAAGGCATGGTCTCAAGAAGCATACCCCTTCCCTCAGGATGTGGAGTATACTTATGGACAAATGCCAAACAATCGAAACACGGCACATGCACAGGCTGCTTATGAAGCCTGGAAGAATGAATATGTTACCACAGAGGGTGCCTGTGGTCACAGACGTGTTATTTTTGACTTTTTCCCTGGAACCCAAAGAGGAGCCGAGGACAGATCTATGACTGTATCTGAAGGTATTGCCTACGGTATGCTTTTGGCAGCATACGCTGGTGACCGTCCTGTATTTGATGGTCTATGGGGGTATTACCAGCACCATGCAAACCATAACGGGTTTATGCACTGGAAAATTCAGAACTGTAATGTTATAGGAGAGAACGGTGCTTCTGATGCTGACCTAGACGTTGCAATGTCTTTGGTTATTGCTTCTTATCAATGGCAAAGTGATGACTATCTTAGTGATGCAAGAAGAATGATTCGCTTGATAAGAGAACACCAATTTGATGGCGACATATTGAAGCCAGGTGATATGTTTGGAGGATGGAATCTTACTAACGCTTCTTATTTCTCACCTCACTATTATAAAGTTTTTAAAAGGTATGACCATGGTCATGAGCAGTTTTGGGATGATGCGGTAACAAGAGGTTATCAGATCATAGAAGCTGCTGGTGGTACAACTGGTTTAGTGCCTGACTTTCACAGAGCTGATGGTGAGTATAGTCCTGATGCTTCCCATTACGAAGAAGGCGGTAGGGATTTTATCTTTGATGCTGTCAGAACTCCTTTGAGATCAGCACTTGACTATTTATGGCACGGATCGCCTGAAGGTAAAGCTTATTGTGAAAAAATTATTGGATGGTTAAGAGATTCTCATCAAGACAACCCTAATAATATTGGATCGCGGTATGCAACAAGAATCTCTACCAGTGGAAATGAAGGTGATAAACTTGGGCACCACCTTAACAATACATTCTTAGGATGCTTTGCTGTAGGTGCTATGGCTGCCGATGGTTTGGCTAATAACCAAAGTTTTGTGGATGAAATTTATCGTGTAAACCAAGAAGTAAACCCTGGTTATGGTGAGTACTTTAATGCTACCATCAAAACTATTGCACTTTTTGTTCAGACAGGTAACTTTTACCTTCCTCCACCTGATCAATGTGAAGCTCCTGACTTAGGTGATAACAGGTCTCTCTGTGAAGGTGCTATAACTTTGGATGCAGGAGTTTCTAACAGAACCTATACTTGGAGAAGAAACAATGTTACTTTGTCTGAAACTGGACAAACGCTTCAAGTGTCTCAGGCAGGTGACTATGAAGTGGTTGCTACTGATGCTGAGGGTTGTACACGTAGAAGTAGGGTGACTGTTTATGATGAAGAAATTAATGCTGATTTTACCTCTTCTGTAGTAGCAGGTAGTATTAGATTGAATAATACTTCAACTGGTGGTATTTCAGACTATCATTGGGAAGTTTCTTTAGATGGTGTGGTAGTAGAAGAAAGTGAAGAGGAAAACTTTGCAACTGAAATATTGAGCGAAGGTGCTTATGAGGTTACCTTAACTGTCAATAACTCAGGATTTGGTTGTTCTGATACTGATGAACTTACAAGAACTGTTCTCATTAGCGATGGTGAGGGATGGTCTGCTAACCAGTTTAATGACAATGCTTACGCGCAACCTTGGATTGGAGCCAATGGCTATGAAGAATTACCTCGTACTTGGTGTTCTGAAGAAGCGCATGATGATGGGGATGACCCAGAATGTCTTGACTTACCTTGTGGCTTGTTAGAAGTTAATGTAACAGGTGGAGGACAGTATGATCCATTTGGTGTAAACTTCAGACATGATGACGAAGATGTAGCAGTAGATATGGATGCTGTTCCTTATGTTACTTTTAGAGTTAGGACTACAGCAGATGTAACCCTTGGTGTTGGAGTTAATGATGGACAAGTAACTACAAACCGCGCAGAGGTTGAACTTACTGCCGGAGAAGCTCAAGTGGTGCAGGTAGAGTTCCCTGCTGATAATACAACTTTAAGAACAGGTTGGTTAGATGAAGACAACCCAAGTGTAGAGGTTGATTTTACTAATATAGTTGCTGTTAACTTCTTCCCTATGGAAGACGATCCTGATTGGGAAGGCACTATAACTATAGAATGGATTACTGTTGGTGGTGCTACTGTTCCAACCCCAACTTTTGATCTGGAAGTTGATGAAAACGGTTTCCCTACTTATGATGCAGATGGTAACAGAATCTCAACTTGGCAGCAAAGGGTAAGTGCATGTGATGGAGAGGCTGTTGTTAATGCTCAGTCTTGTAGTGCAGAAGAAATTCGCTGGTATTCTGGAAATACGAACACGTTAATTGCTACAGGTGAAACAGCAGAGCTTGCTCCTGGTAGATATTATGTAGATTTGATTAACCAAGGAGGTATTACTCGTGATACTGTAGAAGTTAGAGGCGCTGACCTTGAAGCAAACTTTAGATATGAACTAGAGGACAATGGTCTTGGCCTTCGCTTGATCAATACTTCTGTAGACTTTGACTCTTGGGAGTGGAGTTATGGTACTGACGATTTTGAAGAAGGTGCCGAGACTTGGGAAGAAGGATATCATTATTATGAAGAAGAAGGCGAGTATGAGGTTTGTCTATATGTATTAAATGAAACTTGTGGAGATAGAGATACTATTTGTAAAACTATTGAAATCAAGTGTGAAGCGCCAATGGAAGACCCTGCTGGATTCAGTGTAGATGGTGCTGAAGTAGGTGATACGTTGACCACTTGTGCTGGAACTGAGCATGTAATCTCTGTCGAAGAGATCGAAAATGCTGAAAGCTATGCATGGTATGGTATGGAAGAAGATGCGCTAGAAGAAGATCTTGAGCTTACTTTCACTTTTGAGGAATCTCACTGGATCAAATTTGAAGCCTATAACCAGTGTGGTGAAAAAGTTGAAGACTCGCTTTACGTACATGTACTACCTGAAATGGTCGCAGAGTTTACTGCTACTGAACATGAAGATGGTGGTGGAAAATATATTTTTGAAGCTACGTGGGTAGGAGAAGAAGAGGATGTGCTTTATGAGTGGGTTATAGATGGAGAAACGAAAGGTGAAGGTATCTATATTGAACTGGAGCTTGAAGAAGGTGAAAACACTGTAGAGCTTCATGTAAGTGGAGAGTGTGGTGAGGATGATACTTTCGAAGTGATTGATGTTGAAGTTGAGTGTGAGGAAATAGGTACTGCTTCTAGCATAGAAGGTGATGACCTTGTTTGTCCTAACGCTGATGAAGTAGTGTTTACCGTTGCAGATGTAGATGGTGCTACTTCTTATATGTGGACTGTTCCTGAAACTGCTGAAATTATTGATGGAGAAGGAACAAACACTATTACTGTTTCTTTCGAGACTACTGGCGGCGTTGTTTCTGTCGTTCCTAGAAATGCTTGCCACTATGGCAATGAGGTAGAGCTTGAAGTTAATATTTTAGAAGCTACTGCTGACATTACTGGTGAAATCGAAGGTGAAGAAGCTGTATGTAGTGGACTTGAGGATGTAGTTTACACTGTTGAGCCAGTTGAAAGTGCAGCTTCTTATGTTTGGACTGTACCTGCTGGTGCTGAAATCACTGCAGGAGAAGAAACAAACAGCATTACTGTAACTTTTGGTGAGGAAGCTGGAGCTATCACAGTAGCTGCTATTAATGAATGTGGTGTAGAAGGTGCTTCTGTTGAACTTGATGTTGTCATTGAAGATGGTATCTCTGATGAGGTTGTTCAAGTATCAGGTAGCGAATCTGTTTGTAGTGGAGCTGTTGTTGAGTTCTCCGTACCTGAAGTAGCTGGTGCTACTGGATACGAGTGGACTATTCCTGCTGGTGCAGAAATTTCATCTGCTGATGAAACAGCTAGTATAGTAAGTATTACATTTGGTGACCAAGGTGGTGATGTATCTGTAACTCCTTACAACGCATGTGCTGAAGGATCTCCATCTGAAGCTTTTGCTGTTGAAATTAGTGGTGTAGCTAATCCTGCTGGAACTATTACTGCTAGTGCAGAAGAAGTTTGTGCAAACGCAACAGATCTAACTTTTGCAATTGACGCTGTTGATGGTGCTGACTCTTATAACTGGACACTTCCAGAAGGCGCTGTAATTACAGCTGGTGAGAATACAAATGAAATCACTGTGACTGTAGGTACTGAAGGGGGGACTGTAAGCGTAACACCTATCAGTGAATGTGGTGACGGAAGAGCTTCTTCTATTGAATTAGTTGTTAACGCTCCTGCTGCTGATGCTGGTGATATCGTAGGTGCTGAATCTGTATGTAGTGGTTTATCAAGAGAATTCTCAATTGCCGAAGTAGAAAATGCTACGGCTTATGAGTGGACTGTTACTGGTGACGCTACTATTGAAGGTGATGCTTCAGGAAATACTGTGACTATTGCTTTTGGAAGCGAAGGTCAAGTTGAGGTAAGTGTAACACCTATTAGTGACTGTGGAAACGGTCAATCAGCTGAAACTTCTGTACTTGTTATAGAAGGTGTTGAAGCTGCTGGAGCTATAAGCGGTGATGAATCTGTTTGTGCAGGTGCTGAAAATGTTCAATATAGCATTGAGCCAGTAGCTGGCGCTGAAAGCTATACTTGGACTGTTCCTGCTGGCGCTGATCTTGTTGGTGATGATAACGGTACTTCTGTTGTTGTTAACTTCAACAATTCTCAGGGTGGTGACATTACTGTTACCCCTCATAGCGAGTGTGGTGAAGGTACAAGTGCTACTTTACCTATATCTGTAATAGCAATTCCTTCTATTGACCTAGAAGGTGAAGAAGCTGTATGTGCTAATGAGTCTTCAGTTTATACAGTAACTGAAGTTGAAGGTGCTTCTTATAACTGGACAGTATCTGGTGCTCAGATATCTAGTGGACAGAATACCAATGAAGTTACTGTTAACTTTGAGTCAACTGATGCACATGTTTCAGTAATTGTTACAGGTGGATGTGCTAACGAAACTGCTACACTTGATGTAACTGTAAATGATGGCGCACCTACGCTTGGTGCTATTGACGGACTTGAAGATGTATGTTCTGGTACGGCTGTTACTTATTCAGTTGATGCCGTTGCAGGTGTAAATAGCTACGAATGGACTGTTCCTAGTGGCGTTTCACATGATATAGATGAAAACAGTGTAACTGTTAACTTTGGAACTTCAGGCAACTATACGCTTTCTGTAACTCCTGTTTCAGGATGTGGTGATGGCGAGCCTGTGTCTATCAATGTTGCAGTTGACCAAGGTCTAGGTGCAACCGGTGATATTACGGGAAGCAATGCTGTTTGTGTAAACCAAGAGTATACTTTCGAAGTCCCAGAAGTTTCTGGTGCTACTAGGTATAAGTGGATCTTGCCTTCTGGAGCTACTGCCGTTGGAAATAACAATGAGCGTGAGATTACTGTAAGGTGGAGTGAAAATCCAGGCGGTGAAATTAGAGTTATTCCTGCTGGAGAGTGTGGTAGTGGTAGTACTTCTACTTTGACTGTATCGGCTGCAACTGTTTGTAAGCCTGGTGATAGAGAAGTTGATGGGCCAAGGATTGTTTATACTAACAGTGAAGACAATAGGTTTGCTGTGGATCCAGTAGAAGGTTCTACTTATAGCTGGACTGTTCCAGAAGGTGCTATCATTACTTCTGCAAGCGCAGATAGCAGTGAAATATTTGTAACTTTTGGAGATGCTACTGGAGAGTTTGAAGTTACTCTTAGAGAAGAGAACTCTGAAGGAGCGCATACCACTACTTTCCCTATTGCTGTTAGCTTTACTACTTCTGTAGGTGAAGAGCTTAGTGGAGAGGTTACTGTGGCGCCTAACCCAACTGAAGGTGTATTCTACATTAACTTAAGTGAAGTGTTTAACGGTTCTGTTATTGTAAACGTTAGAAACGCTGTAGGTTCTCTTGTATACTCTACAACAGAAGAGCTTACAGGTAGTGGAGCTTCATTAAGAATGAATGTTTCTGATTACCCTTCTGGTATTTATATGGTTGAAATTCAAACCAATGATGCCATGGTAGTTAAAAGAGTAATTAAGAACTAG
- a CDS encoding SDR family oxidoreductase, giving the protein MEKLLEGKVAIVTGGGSGIGEAICKKFAKHGAKVIVCGFHEDPVDNVVGEIKDSGGEAISYKGDMAIEEQAKGCVDFALRTYGKLDVLINNAGVFPETGPVQDFSVDAFNYLIKNNIQSALLMTKYAIPELQKTKGCIVSAGSEAGMDGEPEVAAYAGTKGFVHAFTKSVAVEQAKYGVRANIVAPGPVDTSWMRITESPMTMKQKGLFKSAIPIGRFGKTEEVANVYLFLASDLSSFVTGAEYKVDGGLTIGKGPMGLMADDALKEDPEGELELHHEHEGHAQIRH; this is encoded by the coding sequence ATGGAAAAATTATTAGAAGGGAAAGTGGCAATAGTTACAGGTGGCGGATCCGGTATAGGTGAAGCTATATGTAAAAAATTTGCAAAACATGGAGCTAAGGTTATAGTTTGCGGTTTTCATGAAGACCCTGTAGATAATGTAGTAGGAGAAATTAAGGATTCCGGAGGCGAAGCCATTTCCTATAAAGGAGACATGGCTATCGAAGAGCAAGCCAAAGGTTGTGTAGATTTTGCCCTCAGAACCTATGGGAAACTAGATGTATTAATAAATAATGCAGGAGTTTTTCCAGAAACTGGTCCCGTTCAAGACTTTTCAGTGGACGCTTTTAACTATTTAATAAAAAACAACATACAGTCAGCATTACTGATGACCAAGTATGCCATTCCGGAACTCCAAAAAACCAAAGGTTGTATTGTTTCTGCAGGGTCTGAAGCAGGAATGGACGGCGAGCCAGAAGTTGCTGCATATGCCGGAACAAAAGGATTTGTTCATGCATTTACTAAAAGCGTTGCTGTAGAACAGGCAAAATATGGAGTAAGAGCAAATATTGTCGCCCCTGGCCCTGTAGACACTTCATGGATGCGAATTACCGAGAGCCCTATGACCATGAAACAAAAAGGACTTTTCAAAAGCGCTATTCCAATTGGAAGATTTGGAAAAACGGAAGAGGTTGCCAACGTATACTTATTCTTGGCATCAGACCTTTCTTCTTTTGTAACAGGTGCTGAGTATAAAGTAGATGGTGGATTAACGATAGGAAAAGGACCTATGGGCTTAATGGCTGATGATGCTTTAAAAGAAGATCCTGAAGGAGAACTTGAGCTACATCATGAGCATGAAGGACATGCACAAATTAGACACTAA
- a CDS encoding PepSY-like domain-containing protein → MKKFLSIMVLVLTGYFINAQNLDNDEVPEKVKSEFQEEFPDVSMDDVDWEREDFQYTAEFEHEGMEHEVIIDKAGELVSSKSEMDAEKLPEEVKEGIKDNNLTIDEEETARHYKNQESTLYKIEAETEEEEEVEAFFDEDGEIVEKIES, encoded by the coding sequence ATGAAAAAGTTTCTTTCAATAATGGTGTTGGTTCTTACAGGGTATTTTATAAATGCTCAGAACCTTGACAACGATGAAGTTCCAGAGAAAGTTAAATCTGAATTTCAAGAGGAGTTTCCTGATGTAAGCATGGATGATGTGGATTGGGAGCGTGAAGATTTCCAATACACAGCGGAGTTCGAGCATGAAGGAATGGAGCACGAAGTGATCATCGATAAAGCTGGAGAACTGGTTTCTTCTAAGTCTGAAATGGATGCCGAAAAGCTTCCTGAAGAAGTGAAGGAAGGTATCAAAGATAACAACCTGACTATAGACGAAGAAGAAACTGCCAGACATTACAAAAATCAAGAAAGCACGCTTTATAAAATAGAAGCAGAAACTGAAGAGGAAGAAGAAGTTGAGGCTTTCTTTGACGAAGATGGTGAAATTGTAGAAAAAATAGAAAGCTAA
- a CDS encoding two-component regulator propeller domain-containing protein, with the protein MIKYFFIVLLLVFTTNISFSSNDKEKPFLVFHTLSIVNGISDNIVRGITEDKEGFMWFITENGLNRYDGIDFKIYKSTSAPYSISSNDQKVFFTDSKQRLWVGTRNGLNMYDNISDQFYNFKSDDYEALKYIKGDIDQITEDTYGNIWVTVQSEGLYKISDLNKKPDNFQFKPEENVGIFVGLSADKNGNVWVGTRDGLLKLNVSTGEFRDLRPLYGSGYHVMKIIADNQGRIWMATSSGLRYIDSSGKLKVFQHEQNKPYSIKGNNVYDIFPYDENRLLLAVDGRGIDIFDLRTEKFYHYSDENEAQLPCKNITSVYKDSKGGIWAGTFMHGLAYSNSTTNLFTMFKHNSGHSKGIAKGIITYFLEDQAGNLWFSTDGGGLYVKWKNSLFPEAYEPVPGKGNISEVPIVSMLQDQNNNLWLATYGGGLKVFNTDKKEIKTYLHEPDNPKSLGNDKIRYLYEDKKGNIWTSGFSTGLSVLDIKTNTFKHYTHNPKDPNTISSNMIQSFFEDSEGTLWGTSFNGLTKYIPEKDCFKNYTFSSPIFSQMESNFTSDVVEDKEGNLWLASNGAGLIRFNPKNETYDFFTTKHGLSDNRIKNITLDDKNHLWLVTYTGLTRFSLETLQGIPFTYKDGVPAYSYYPLAKYKDKHGRIYLGTNMGYLVIDPRHLVKNETVPPVVVTNIEISEKTVEDTSKTFNATVLHKKNKPIDLQHNQNGIRIDFAVLNFNNPQKNKYAYKLEGFDPVWIRTTEQRTATYTNLDPGTYTFKVIGANNDNVWNKKGVSFTFTIYPPWWKTWWFNLIAFSLSFIALIGVVQWRTLTERRKSFNLEKEVRQRTKELKESNEQLDAFVYKASHDIKGPLKSIIGLTTIGQKDVKDPVAQNYFSHILKSTSKLEKLLSDLLMLTKVKSSSVNIDKIDPNQLINEALDNFKHFPGFNKIKINKEITENKHIYTDRNLLYSIVQNLIENPIKYYDAEKEENFLNITIDINPDKAILTFRDNGKGIDKEYQSKVFDMFFKINESSVGTGLGLYIVKTTIDKLDGTISLQSEEGIGSTFTIVIPNKTP; encoded by the coding sequence ATGATAAAATATTTTTTTATTGTTTTACTATTAGTATTTACCACTAATATATCATTTTCATCAAATGATAAAGAGAAGCCTTTCTTGGTCTTTCATACACTTAGTATAGTTAATGGTATTTCGGATAACATTGTCAGAGGCATAACCGAAGACAAAGAAGGGTTTATGTGGTTCATTACCGAAAACGGCCTCAACCGGTATGACGGAATAGACTTCAAAATATATAAATCTACAAGTGCCCCCTACTCTATTTCAAGCAACGACCAAAAGGTATTTTTCACAGACAGTAAACAAAGGCTTTGGGTTGGCACCAGAAACGGTCTCAATATGTATGACAACATATCTGATCAATTTTATAATTTCAAATCCGACGACTACGAAGCTCTTAAATACATCAAAGGGGACATAGACCAGATCACTGAAGATACTTATGGAAACATTTGGGTAACAGTACAAAGCGAGGGTTTGTATAAAATCAGTGATTTAAACAAAAAGCCAGACAATTTTCAATTTAAGCCTGAAGAAAATGTCGGAATTTTTGTAGGCCTGTCTGCTGACAAAAATGGAAATGTTTGGGTTGGTACAAGAGATGGATTATTAAAATTAAATGTTTCTACGGGTGAATTTAGAGATCTAAGGCCTTTATATGGAAGTGGCTATCATGTAATGAAAATCATTGCTGATAACCAAGGAAGAATATGGATGGCAACAAGTTCCGGTCTCAGGTATATTGATTCATCAGGGAAGCTGAAAGTCTTTCAGCATGAACAAAATAAACCTTACTCTATCAAAGGAAACAATGTATATGACATTTTCCCTTATGATGAAAACAGATTGCTACTTGCTGTAGATGGCAGAGGGATAGACATATTTGATTTAAGAACAGAAAAGTTTTATCACTACAGTGATGAAAATGAAGCACAACTTCCTTGTAAAAATATAACTTCAGTATATAAAGATTCTAAAGGTGGTATTTGGGCAGGTACATTTATGCATGGGTTGGCGTATTCAAATTCAACGACCAATCTGTTTACTATGTTTAAACATAATTCTGGTCATTCAAAAGGGATTGCAAAGGGTATAATTACTTATTTTCTGGAAGATCAAGCTGGCAACCTATGGTTCTCTACTGATGGAGGAGGCTTATACGTAAAATGGAAGAACAGCTTATTTCCAGAAGCTTATGAACCAGTACCAGGAAAAGGAAATATTTCTGAAGTTCCTATAGTCTCCATGCTGCAAGACCAAAACAATAATTTATGGTTAGCAACATATGGCGGAGGACTTAAGGTGTTTAACACAGATAAAAAAGAAATAAAAACCTACCTTCATGAACCAGATAACCCTAAGTCTCTAGGAAATGACAAAATAAGGTATCTTTATGAAGATAAAAAAGGTAATATTTGGACAAGTGGTTTTAGTACAGGCCTATCCGTATTAGATATTAAAACAAATACATTTAAACACTACACCCATAACCCCAAAGACCCTAATACAATCTCTTCCAATATGATCCAAAGTTTTTTCGAGGATTCAGAAGGAACACTTTGGGGAACAAGTTTTAATGGTCTAACAAAATATATTCCTGAAAAAGACTGTTTCAAAAATTACACTTTCTCCTCTCCTATATTTTCCCAAATGGAAAGTAACTTCACTTCTGACGTAGTGGAGGATAAAGAGGGTAATTTATGGCTAGCCTCTAACGGAGCTGGTCTTATCAGGTTTAATCCTAAAAATGAAACTTATGACTTTTTCACTACCAAACACGGGCTTAGCGACAACAGAATTAAAAATATTACCCTAGACGATAAAAATCATCTATGGCTGGTTACTTATACAGGGTTAACAAGGTTCAGTCTTGAAACTTTACAAGGGATACCTTTTACATATAAAGATGGAGTTCCAGCCTATTCATACTATCCTTTAGCAAAGTATAAAGACAAGCATGGAAGGATCTATCTAGGTACTAATATGGGATATTTAGTGATTGACCCAAGACATCTTGTCAAAAACGAAACCGTACCTCCTGTTGTAGTAACTAATATAGAAATTTCAGAAAAAACCGTAGAGGATACATCCAAAACATTTAACGCTACAGTACTACACAAGAAAAACAAGCCCATTGATTTACAACACAATCAAAACGGAATTAGAATCGACTTTGCTGTTTTAAATTTTAACAACCCACAAAAAAACAAATATGCATACAAACTAGAAGGGTTTGACCCTGTCTGGATTCGAACCACAGAACAAAGAACTGCCACATATACTAACTTAGACCCAGGAACTTACACTTTTAAAGTAATTGGCGCGAATAATGACAATGTCTGGAATAAAAAAGGCGTTTCTTTTACTTTTACAATATATCCGCCTTGGTGGAAAACTTGGTGGTTCAATTTAATAGCGTTTTCACTGAGTTTTATTGCGCTAATTGGTGTAGTTCAGTGGAGAACATTAACCGAGAGGAGAAAAAGTTTTAATTTAGAAAAAGAGGTAAGACAAAGAACCAAAGAGCTAAAAGAAAGCAATGAACAACTAGATGCCTTTGTATACAAAGCATCCCATGATATTAAAGGCCCGCTAAAGTCTATTATAGGATTGACTACCATTGGACAAAAAGACGTTAAAGACCCTGTTGCGCAAAACTACTTTAGCCATATCCTAAAAAGTACTAGTAAGCTAGAAAAATTACTATCTGACTTGCTAATGCTAACAAAGGTAAAAAGCTCTTCTGTGAATATAGATAAGATTGACCCTAATCAGCTCATAAATGAAGCATTGGACAACTTTAAACATTTCCCGGGATTTAACAAAATAAAAATCAATAAGGAAATCACTGAAAATAAACATATCTATACCGACAGGAACCTGCTTTATTCAATCGTTCAAAACCTAATAGAGAACCCTATTAAATATTACGATGCAGAGAAGGAAGAAAACTTCCTAAACATCACAATAGACATAAATCCGGATAAAGCGATTTTAACTTTTCGAGATAACGGAAAAGGAATTGACAAAGAATACCAGTCAAAGGTTTTTGATATGTTTTTCAAAATCAATGAAAGTTCTGTAGGTACAGGCCTAGGTTTATATATAGTTAAAACAACAATAGACAAGCTTGACGGAACCATATCATTACAGAGCGAAGAAGGTATCGGTAGTACTTTTACTATTGTCATTCCTAACAAAACTCCTTAA